In Rhineura floridana isolate rRhiFlo1 chromosome 6, rRhiFlo1.hap2, whole genome shotgun sequence, one genomic interval encodes:
- the LOC133386838 gene encoding olfactory receptor class A-like protein 1, with protein sequence MIGIPGNLAILCAFTKAICQQNFTPSEIILGKLALANLLVILTRGVPLTLQAFGVRTMYDGLTCGITLYIYCVSRAMSIFLTSMLGCFQCLLIAPCPSRCLRLRHSILEKLPSIMISLWCFNLLVCCTRLFYSMPHTGTNCTEEELTVVYDFCCVVFPSHLLYFGNGAVFVTRDMFFLVLMTVSSGYLLFVFRQHGNLMKRLPMLQMKHSEIRAAKSVMGLLAMYLLSFGLDSVFWMVNLCVSPVSLRFADARMFFDSCYSAISPMLIILTNRKIQAGLKCAIGKR encoded by the coding sequence ATGATAGGAATCCCAGGAAATCTAGCCATCCTCTGTGCCTTCACCAAAGCCATCTGCCAGCAAAACTTCACACCCAGCGAAATCATCCTGGGCAAACTTGCACTTGCCAACCTCCTGGTGATCCTGACAAGGGGTGTCCCACTCACCCTCCAAGCATTTGGAGTCCGTACCATGTATGATGGTTTGACCTGTGGCATTACTCTCTATATCTATTGTGTCAGCAGAGCCATGAGCATCTTCTTAACTTCTATGTTGGGCTGCTTCCAGTGTCTCCTAATTGCCCCGTGTCCTTCCAGATGCTTGCGGCTAAGGCATAGCATCCTTGAAAAACTCCCTTCCATCATGATTTCCCTCTGGTGCTTCAACCTACTGGTCTGCTGCACCCGTTTGTTTTACTCTATGCCTCACACTGGTACCAACTGCACTGAGGAAGAGCTCACCGTAGTGTATGACTTTTGCTGTGTGGTGTTCCCTAGTCACCTCTTGTATTTTGGAAATGGAGCTGTATTTGTCACCCGAGACATGTTCTTCCTGGTGTTGATGACCGTTTCTAGTGGCTACCTTCTCTTTGTTTTTCGGCAGCATGGGAATCTGATGAAACGTTTGCCCATGCTGCAGATGAAACATTCAGAGATCCGAGCAGCAAAATCGGTCATGGGCTTGCTGGCCATGTACCTTCTCAGCTTTGGGCTGGACAGTGTCTTCTGGATGGTCAACCTTTGTGTATCCCCAGTCTCATTGAGGTTTGCAGATGCCCGCATGTTTTTTGACTCCTGCTACTCAGCTATAAGTCCAATGCTGATTATCCTAACAAACAGAAAGATTCAAGCAGGTTTAAAGTGTGCTATTGGGAAGAGGTAG